A single region of the Neodiprion pinetum isolate iyNeoPine1 chromosome 5, iyNeoPine1.2, whole genome shotgun sequence genome encodes:
- the LOC124220423 gene encoding paramyosin, which produces MDSFSDNSSRYELDSVTSTDSLHLITDEFRLRHVSTPDVSSAELSKRLAGLEVENERLRVDLENCQVELNGRVVGNQSLKDKITELYIEAQASLQERLTLDNELKNAKRQVLAAENLRQWYQAQIHELQASKRGLQVEVDTYQRLVKEKHEVTLALTARCKQANDEYIVLSKKLRKERQELKEEIEQLRAKLTLGQAAAMPLKDPQTRLSPDLSTKLESTEDELRDTRVELKAMEQRLLSVEVQKNSLESALAKYRELISSMGINMEKCEMEKNEAKSRLNAVQIELNKVKSEKDVLESTLLNSKQEHGQVEQAIVQLKSQLNKMIAQHKLIKTRNIELESKAAVIQEIKNENKTLRSRSFAANSALFKKLRDAKRKIRYLEEQVNREDSRKQLFQARIETDSSLQECLKRALERNKELNDRLKLISMANKLEESIDEGYGDGFYQNITTEIPSPVPLNAELMHSVTQVLASGKNLLVPVQAGLEELHKKLETLDLGHRARFLNSGQMSSDSPTNSARC; this is translated from the exons ATGGACAGCTTTTCCGATAACTCCTCAAGGTACGAGCTCGACTCTGTGACCTCGACAGATTCGCTGCACTTGATAACGGACGAATTTCGACTAAGGCACGTCTCCACCCCGGACGTGTCGAGTGCGGAATTATCAAAGCGCCTGGCGGGCCTCGAAGTTGAAAACGAGAGGTTAAGAGTAGACCTTGAAAATTGTCAGGTCGAATTGAATGGAAGAGTCGTGGGAAACCAGTCGCTGAAGGACAAGATCACCGAGCTGTACATCGAGGCCCAGGCTTCGCTCCAGGAAAGGCTTACGCTCGACAATGAGTTGAAGAATGCCAAGAGGCAGGTGCTAGCTGCTGAGAATTTGAGGCAGTGGTATCAGGCACAGATCCACGAGTTGCAGGCCAGCAAGAGGGGCCTCCAGGTCGAAGTTGATACTTATCAACGACTGGTGAAGGAGAAGCACGAAGTGACCTTGGCTCTGACTGCCAGATGCAAGCAGGCCAATGACGAATACATCGTACTGAGtaaaaagttgagaaaagagcgccaggagtTGAAGGAAGAAATAGAACAGCTCAGGGCAAAACTTACACTAGGTCAAGCAGCGGCTATGCCACTCAAGGACCCCCAGACTCGCCTGTCGCCCGATTTGTCAACCAAATTGGAATCAACCGAGGACGAGCTTAGGGACACGAGAGTTGAGCTTAAAGCAATGGAGCAACGCCTCCTCAGCGTAGAAGTTCAGAAAAACTCACTGGAAAGTGCACTAGCCAAGTACAGAGAGTTGATATCCAGTATGGGGATAAACATGGAGAAGTgcgagatggaaaaaaatgaggCCAAGAGTCGACTCAACGCCGTGCAGATTGAACTCAATAAAGTTAAGTCTGAGAAGGATGTCCTTGAGTCGACGCTCTTGAACTCCAAACAGGAACATGGCCAAGTTGAACAGGCGATAGTCCAACTGAAATCTCAACTTAACAAAATGATTGCTCAACACAAACTGATTAAAACAAGAAACATCGAGTTGGAGTCTAAGGCCGCTGTGATtcaggaaattaaaaatgagaaCAAGACCTTAAGGTCTCGTTCATTTGCTGCTAATAGTGCTCTGTTCAAGAAGCTGAGAGATGCCAAACGGAAGATCAGATATTTGGAGGAGCAAGTTAACAGAGAAGACAGCAGAAAGCAATTGTTTCAAGCG AGGATTGAAACAGACTCCTCTTTACAGGAATGTCTCAAGCGGGCTCTTGAGAGAAATAAG GAGCTGAACGATCgactgaaattaatttcaatggcGAATAAGTTGGAAGAAAGTATTGACGAGGGATATGGAGACggattttatcaaaatataacTACGGAAATTCCTTCCCCAGTTCCTCTAAATGCCGAATTAATGCATAGTGTAACACAGGTTTTGGCTAGTGGTAAAAATTTACTGGTTCCTGTACAGGCAGGACTGGAAGAACTGCATAAAAAGCTTGAAACCCTTGATCTAGGACATCGTGCACGATTCTTGAACTCCGGGCAAATGTCCTCAGATTCACCTACAAACAGTGCTAG ATGTTGA
- the LOC124220420 gene encoding HEAT repeat-containing protein 6 — protein MALLQEQSISDATVKFLILTKKLLSVTQERGCDKKLVNSYLNEINEVNYNTPIVFDSNATLLLTNQLCSVVQPSELHLVKNTSQLLVNLGRCGERFHGRTFIACKRWILECLEFADHTAYDDLLLALQSLLRTGPFDIINQDLRNLLGNGGLLLKFVAVTGEWTETQFLAISCLEAILASKESNGAKISSEFLQSIQNIVIDMVSSISYESQNKQHYNKIIGSSLRILRCIVADKSLIKSADMIGKMLGIVQSFMLHGVKGCPHMKAHHLRPAAMNLPEASHSIPRGRNIRSQKLKSRRQPKKETSESPNNVLPQIKGCSNKYLSDSDTSDTENVSPVHMESRVRLEALQLLNSIVQNTPSREIFGYWPQIVASGSRADARVLTRCILKEPMSKVRQIALAALTELLLGAKLFLMHAEDVERSSFITFFGTVSAMIREMHSTLSLLLSTEKNIAVLTHALKCSAALAQGTPYSRLKPGLATKLIRNCRLQVFHKDPTVRVAALSVCEALAMSDPITPEILDILLKQTKSDTDTELSQLNLNTPSDTGTENEFEFENIEDEESDTAYICDENTQDKEISSLLYACLRNVSNQAVSVPVRLASVKLIGALAFNARTVVFPHLEIVATALVSALSEPETPVALHAGRVIETIAGCIANSGSNVTDGQTFWNIVFNPVTKLAQNSQTTLREAACDCLGNIGSDMLSLLSRERSIMIITTLFGAVRDEESAVRAAALRALGMLVELPTLEDDVGFLMDLVDVVCSALGDKNPGVKVKAAWTLANLCDCLVRQEGNNDVEPIPLEDVLPRLHQASVKASKDHDKVKCNAVRAVGSTLYLCPDKQILRDTSQGLDALVNCAITGNDMKVRWNSCRALGFVLSHHPDRILPLTWRDQVFPALCSLVCLSPNFKVRTNAAWALSVCQSYGRHILLLWKSVVSALENSQHVPSYVEYSHRDTLVQQLCLTLSHLAVHTLASDLPALWDEIKDHIDDTSVQMKQFQERVLPEKAGDTIKAKEQMIKYSQNAATSQERQIANALIKIFERSDCYDNLDISSTMNY, from the exons ATGGCGCTTTTACAGGAGCAGTCAATCTCTGACGCTACTGTCAAATTTCTTATTctgacgaaaaaattattgtcagTCACCCAGGAGAGGGGTTGCGACAAGAAACTGGTCAACTCGTACCTAAACGAGATAAACGAAGTAAATTACAACACTCCTATCGTCTTTGATAGCAAC GCAACACTCCTTCTGACTAACCAATTATGCTCTGTGGTCCAACCGTCGGAACTACACCTCGTCAAAAACACCAGCCAATTGTTGGTGAATCTTGGGCGATGCGGTGAACGATTTCACGGGAGAACATTCATTGCTTGCAAAAGATGGATATTGGAATGTCTCGAGTTTGCCGATCACACGGCATATGACGATCTTCTTCTTGCTCTGCAGAGTCTACTGCGCACTGGACCATTTGATATAATCAATCAA GATCTCAGGAATCTGTTGGGAAACGGAGGCTTGCTTCTTAAGTTTGTGGCTGTGACTGGTGAATGGACAGAGACACAATTTCTAGCTATTTCTTGCCTAGAAGCCATTCTTGCAAGTAAAGAAAGTAACGGAGCTAAAATATCTTCTGAATTTCTACAAAgcattcaaaatattgtcattgatATGGTTTCTTCCATATCTTACGAGAGTCAGAATAAACAGCACTATAACAAG ATTATAGGTTCATCGCTGCGAATACTACGCTGTATAGTTGCTGATAAAAGTCTTATAAAAAGTGCAGACATGATTGGAAAGATGTTAGGTATCGTTCAGAGTTTTATGTTACACGGAGTCAAGGGTTGCCCTCATATGAAGGCTCACCATTTACGACCGGCTGCTATGAACCTGCCAGAAGCATCGCACTCGATACCTAGAGGAAGAAATATCAGAAGCCAAAAGTTGAAATCCCGAAGACAGCCTAAAAAAGAAACTTCTGAATCACCAAACAATGTTTTGCCACAAATAAAAGGATGCAGCAATAAGTATCTCAGTGATTCCGACACATCTGACACAGAAAATGTGAGTCCTGTACATATGGAGTCTAGAGTACGTCTGGAAGCTCTGCAATTGCTGAATTCTATTGTTCAAAACACGCCTAGTCGTGAAATATTTGGTTACTGGCCACAAATCGTTGCCAGTGGTTCTAGAGCCGACGCCAGAGTGCTTACAAGATGCATTTTGAAAGAACCTATGTCCAAAGTGCGGCAAATCGCACTTGCTGCCCTGACCGAGCTACTCCTAGGAGCTAAACTGTTTTTAATGCATGCCGAAGATGTCGAGAGGTCTtcttttatcacattttttggGACTGTTAGCGCCATGATTCGAGAAATGCATTCCACATTGTCCCTACTCCTAAGCACAGAAAAGAACATTGCTGTTTTGACACACGCTTTAAAATGTTCTGCTGCCCTGGCGCAAGGCACGCCTTATAGCCGGTTGAAGCCAGGCTTAGCTACAAAATTGATAAGGAACTGCAGGCTGCAAGTCTTTCACAAAG ATCCTACCGTGCGTGTCGCGGCTTTGTCCGTTTGCGAAGCACTGGCTATGTCAGATCCAATCACTCCTGAGATATTGGACATTCTTCTAAAGCAAACAAAGTCTGATACAGATACAGAACTTTCACAATTGAATCTCAATACTCCCAGTGACACTGGAactgaaaatgaatttgagtttgaaaatatcgagGATGAAGAGAGTGATACCGCTTACATTTGTGACGAAAATACACAAGACAAGGAAATCAGTTCGCTGCTCTACGCGTGCCTTAGAAACGTATCTAATCAA GCTGTGAGTGTTCCGGTACGATTGGCTTCGGTAAAGTTGATTGGAGCGCTAGCTTTTAATGCAAGAACTGTAGTTTTCCCACATTTAGAAATTGTGGCAACTGCTTTAGTTTCGGCACTTTCTGAGCCAGAAACACCTGTGGCGTTACACGCAGGTCGCGTGATCGAAACGATAGCTGGGTGCATAGCAAACTCTGGATCAAATGTTACGGATGGACAAACGTTTTGGAATATAGTTTTCAACCCAGTCACTAAGCTAGCTCAAAATTCGCAAACAACGTTGAGAGAAGCTGCTTGCGACTGCTTGGGAAATATTGGCTCTGATATGTTGTCGCTATTGTCA AGAGAACGCAGCATAATGATCATAACAACACTATTTGGAGCTGTGCGTGATGAAGAAAGTGCAGTAAGAGCAGCTGCCCTTAGAGCGCTTGGTATGCTTGTTGAATTGCCTACCCTGGAAGATGATGTAGGCTTTCTTATGGACTTGGTTGATGTTGTCTGTTCTGCGTTGGGTGATAAGAATCCTGGGGTGAAAGTAAAAGCTGCATGGACGTTAGCAAATCTCTGTGATTGCTTGGTGCGACAGGA GGGAAACAATGACGTTGAACCGATTCCTCTTGAAGATGTTTTACCCCGGCTTCATCAAGCTAGTGTAAAAGCGTCCAAAGATCACGACAAAGTGAAGTGTAATGCTGTCAGAGCAGTAGGAAGCACGTTGTACCTGTGTCCCGATAAACAAATCTTGAGGGATACATCGCAGGGATTAGATGCCCTTGTAAACTGTGCGATTACAGGAAATGATATGAAG GTGAGATGGAATTCGTGTCGCGCTTTGGGGTTTGTGCTCAGTCATCATCCAGACAGAATTCTCCCATTAACATGGAGG GACCAGGTATTTCCAGCTCTATGTAGCCTAGTCTGTCTCAGtccaaatttcaaagttcGTACCAATGCTGCATGGGCCCTTTCAGTTTGCCAATCATATGGAAGGCACATATTGCTTCTGTGGAAAAGCGTTGTGTCGGCTTTAGAGAACTCGCAGCATGTTCCCAGCTATGTTGAGTACTCTCATCGTGACACACTTGTCCAACAG CTCTGCCTTACCCTCAGCCATCTGGCTGTTCACACTTTGGCTTCAGACTTGCCAGCCCTGTGGGACGAAATTAAAGACCACATCGATGATACTTCGGTTCAAATGAAACAGTTTCAA GAACGTGTTTTACCCGAAAAAGCTGGAGATACAATTAAAGCAAAGGAGCAAATGATAAAATACTCTCAAAACGCCGCCACATCACAAGAAAGACAAATTGCCAACgcattgattaaaatttttgaacgcTCAGACTGCTATGACAATTTAGATATTAGTTCAACGATGAATTATTGA
- the LOC124220424 gene encoding uncharacterized protein isoform X1, which produces MVPAFGLFVLLLPPLIVGAGDFDLHRGIGSTDHWLHASNDSATRSGLIISRFLPDGEFERVSMWPGFCAKETSIDWGDIDVTLREVWIKNEGRKLQLIYEGGILSDCFDVEADQDADDDRECSGSSRPEIEDEDEDEEEKGDEAVFQVTEKNIADWFVSAEDLRRQCFRVKTRTRNQVMARHGQSIRVRRGMFQALMMAPGTKWCGPTQLASRYNELGAFDQLDRCCRRHDHCHRAIPPMTQRYDYYNSMPFTLSHCGCDQRRYDDGDESNRRRRRRRGRHRGKRDLLIIPGTQWCGRGHRATKYTNLGGFGSADACCRRHDTTCPFFIPAFQTKYDLFNWGISTLMHCACDERFRTCLKMAGTSSANFVGKLFFNVVQTKCFVLKPQKACQRRSWWGKCEAYEYRKQAHLRDNVPY; this is translated from the exons ATGGTGCCGGCATTCGGATTGTTTGTCTTACTGCTACCGCCCTTAATTGTTGGTGCGGGTGACTTCGACCTGCACCGCGGAATCGGAAGTACCGATCATTGGTTGCACGCTTCAAACGATTCGGCCACCCGGAGCGGCTTAATAATCAGCCGATTTCTCCCTGACGGAGAATTTGAACGGGTCAGCATGTGGCCCGGATTCTGTGCCAAAGAAACGTCCATCGATTGGGG GGACATCGATGTAACGCTGCGCGAAGTATGGATCAAAAATGAAGGCCGTAAATTGCAGCTGATCTACGAAGGCGGCATCCTCAGCGATTGTTTCGACGTTGAGGCAGATCAAGACGCCGATGATGATCGTGAGTGCAGTGGCTCTTCGAGGCCAGAGATCGAAGACGAAGACGAGGATGAGGAAGAGAAAGGGGACGAGGCTGTGTTCCAAGTAACCGAGAAGAACATCGCCGACTGGTTCGTCTCGGCCGAGGATCTTCGCCGTCAGTGTTTCCGGGTTAAAACCAGAACGCGGAATCAAGTTATGGCGCGGCACGGACAATC GATCAGAGTTAGGAGAGGAATGTTCCAAGCCCTGATGATGGCTCCGGGGACGAAATGGTGCGGACCGACGCAGCTAGCATCGCGTTATAACGAGCTCGGGGCTTTCGATCAGTTGGACAGATGCTGTCGTCGCCACGATCATTGTCACAGGGCGATTCCTCCGATGACCCAACGCTACGATTATTACAATTCCATGCCGTTCACTCTCAGTCACTGCGGATGCGACCAAAG GAGATACGATGACGGGGACGAGTCTAATAGACGGAGGCGAAGAAGACGAGGACGCCACCGGGGAAAACGCGACCTCCTTATCATACCCGGGACGCAGTGGTGCGGTCGGGGTCACAGAGCGACCAAGTACACCAATCTCGGTGGTTTCGGCTCGGCAGACGCGTGCTGCCGGCGCCATGACACCACCTGCCCGTTCTTCATACCCGCCTTTCAAACGAAATACGACCTCTTCAACTGGGGAATTTCTACCCTCATGCATTGTGCCTGCGACGAGCG TTTTCGAACGTGTCTGAAGATGGCCGGAACGTCGTCGGCGAACTTCGTTGGGAAATTGTTCTTCAACGTTGTACAGACAAAGTGTTTTGTTCTGAAGCCGCAAAAAGCCTGCCAGCGAAGATCGTGGTGGGGGAAATGCGAGGCTTACGAGTACCGGAAACAGGCGCATCTCAGGGACAACGTGCCGTACTGA
- the LOC124220424 gene encoding uncharacterized protein isoform X2, with translation MVPAFGLFVLLLPPLIVGAGDFDLHRGIGSTDHWLHASNDSATRSGLIISRFLPDGEFERVSMWPGFCAKETSIDWGDIDVTLREVWIKNEGRKLQLIYEGGILSDCFDVEADQDADDDRECSGSSRPEIEDEDEDEEEKGDEAVFQVTEKNIADWFVSAEDLRRQCFRVKTRTRNQVMARHGQSIRVRRGMFQALMMAPGTKWCGPTQLASRYNELGAFDQLDRCCRRHDHCHRAIPPMTQRYDYYNSMPFTLSHCGCDQSFRTCLKMAGTSSANFVGKLFFNVVQTKCFVLKPQKACQRRSWWGKCEAYEYRKQAHLRDNVPY, from the exons ATGGTGCCGGCATTCGGATTGTTTGTCTTACTGCTACCGCCCTTAATTGTTGGTGCGGGTGACTTCGACCTGCACCGCGGAATCGGAAGTACCGATCATTGGTTGCACGCTTCAAACGATTCGGCCACCCGGAGCGGCTTAATAATCAGCCGATTTCTCCCTGACGGAGAATTTGAACGGGTCAGCATGTGGCCCGGATTCTGTGCCAAAGAAACGTCCATCGATTGGGG GGACATCGATGTAACGCTGCGCGAAGTATGGATCAAAAATGAAGGCCGTAAATTGCAGCTGATCTACGAAGGCGGCATCCTCAGCGATTGTTTCGACGTTGAGGCAGATCAAGACGCCGATGATGATCGTGAGTGCAGTGGCTCTTCGAGGCCAGAGATCGAAGACGAAGACGAGGATGAGGAAGAGAAAGGGGACGAGGCTGTGTTCCAAGTAACCGAGAAGAACATCGCCGACTGGTTCGTCTCGGCCGAGGATCTTCGCCGTCAGTGTTTCCGGGTTAAAACCAGAACGCGGAATCAAGTTATGGCGCGGCACGGACAATC GATCAGAGTTAGGAGAGGAATGTTCCAAGCCCTGATGATGGCTCCGGGGACGAAATGGTGCGGACCGACGCAGCTAGCATCGCGTTATAACGAGCTCGGGGCTTTCGATCAGTTGGACAGATGCTGTCGTCGCCACGATCATTGTCACAGGGCGATTCCTCCGATGACCCAACGCTACGATTATTACAATTCCATGCCGTTCACTCTCAGTCACTGCGGATGCGACCAAAG TTTTCGAACGTGTCTGAAGATGGCCGGAACGTCGTCGGCGAACTTCGTTGGGAAATTGTTCTTCAACGTTGTACAGACAAAGTGTTTTGTTCTGAAGCCGCAAAAAGCCTGCCAGCGAAGATCGTGGTGGGGGAAATGCGAGGCTTACGAGTACCGGAAACAGGCGCATCTCAGGGACAACGTGCCGTACTGA
- the LOC124220427 gene encoding E3 ubiquitin-protein ligase RNF25 isoform X2 yields the protein MADPGIDERVTDEIEALKAILLDHELHIKENRRGEPECIETIVFPSTGEDSQSQYVCVRLVVDLLPGYPDVSPRVTLRNPRGLHEDTVRLIQADAEAKCQDFVGQPVMFELIELVREHLTCSNLPSGQCAVCLYGFREGDEFTKTECYHHFHSHCLAAHVAAAERHYREEQEKVPLWQQDPKNKFQAICPVCREVIKCDVENLSLAPPPFEVETAKDFAVTAELRELQHEMAALFLHQQQRGGIIDLEAEGVKMLLRTEEESTGTVEEPSPSGTSLTAIQNQEEPVVTQVFGTQHKPNQYQPRQSQQNHQRHNNHGHRNRGRGRPNYRRHFDRVRQAETTPR from the exons ATGGCTGATCCTGGCATAGACGAAAG GGTGACCGATGAGATCGAAGCTCTCAAAGCTATTCTTCTAGATCACGAATTACACATCAAAGAAAACCGAAG AGGCGAACCGGAATGCATTGAGACCATAGTATTTCCATCAACTGGAGAAGACTCTCAGTCTCAGTACGTTTGTGTGAGATTAGTTGTGGATCTGCTACCTGGCTACCCAGATGTTTCGCCAAGGGTTACACTCCGTAATCCAAGAGGATTGCATGAAGACACCGTTCGTCTCATACAAGCGGATGCAGAAGCTAAGTGTCAAGATTTTGTTGGTCAGCCAGTTATGTTCGAGTTGATTGAG cTAGTACGGGAACATCTCACTTGTAGCAACTTGCCCTCTGGCCAATGCGCCGTTTGCCTCTATGGATTCAGAGAGGGTGATGAATTCACGAAAACCGAATGCTATCATCATTTTCACTCGCATTGCCTCGCAGCCCACGTAGCTGCTGCTGAACGGCATTATAGAGAGGAGCAGGAAAAAGTGCCGCTATGGCAACAAGATCCTAAAAACAAGTTCCAA GCAATCTGTCCCGTATGCCGTGAAGTGATTAAATGCGATGTTGAAAATCTAAGCCTTGCTCCACCGCCGTTTGAAGTTGAAACTGCAAAAGATTTTGCAGTTACTGCAGAACTGAGGGAACTGCAACATGAAATGGCTGCCTTATTTTTACATCAGCAGCAGAGGGGAGGAATAATAGATCTTGAAGCTGAGGGAGTTAAAATGCTTTTACGAACCGAAGAGGAGTCTACTGGTACTGTGGAAGAGCCCAGTCCTTCTGGGACGAGTTTAACTGCAATACAAAATCAAGAAGAACCAGTGGTGACTCAGGTG TTCGGGACGCAGCATAAACCAAATCAATATCAGCCACGGCAATCGCAACAAAATCATCAGAGACACAATAATCATGGTCATCGAAACCGGGGACGTGGTCGTCCTAATTATCGACGCCACTTTGACAGAGTACGGCAAGCAGAGACGACTCCCAGATGA
- the LOC124220430 gene encoding PRKR-interacting protein 1 homolog — protein MADGSKSSEKQVERPIVAKSAVDLQRLKLMKLMKNPDKPILLPERPKSKNTPTVPEFVRNVMGSSAGAGSGEFHVYRHLRRKEYSRQKFIQEKGKKELLDEEYHRKLEANKEAANDATAKRRAKRLKKKQRQRQKKKLKPSNPQNSQSDESEHSDTPADDSGPEENIVVKSYSVTPSMNHNSEKLDNSVDGYERKESCETEVSTSKIESDNH, from the exons ATGGCGGATGGCAGCAAATCAAGTGAAAAACAGGTTGAAAGGCCTATCGTAGCTAAATCAGCCGTCGATTTGCAAAGGTTAAAGCTCAtgaagttgatgaaaaatccT GACAAACCAATCTTACTGCCCGAGAGACCTAAGTCCAAGAATACTCCAACTGTACCAGAATTTGTTCGAAATGTAATGGGCAGCAGCGCTGGTGCAGGAAGTGGAGAATTCCATGTGTACAGACACTTACGCCGCAAGGAATATTCCCGGCAGAAATTCATTCaagagaaaggaaagaag GAACTTTTGGATGAGGAATACCACAGGAAGTTGGAAGCCAATAAGGAAGCAGCGAATGATGCAACAGCCAAAAGGCGAGCCAagcggttgaaaaaaaaacagagacaaaggcagaaaaaaaaattaaagccTTCAAACCCTCAGAACAGCCAGAGCGACGAAAGCGAGCATAGCGATACACCAGCCGATGACTCAGGTCCTGAAGAAAATATTGTGGTGAAAAGTTATAGTGTTACTCCAAGTATGAATCACAATTCTGAAAAACTCGACAACAGTGTTGACGGTTACGAACGTAAAGAAAGTTGTGAGACTGAGGTTTCGACaagtaaaattgaaagtgaTAATCATTGA
- the LOC124220427 gene encoding E3 ubiquitin-protein ligase RNF25 isoform X1: MADPGIDERVTDEIEALKAILLDHELHIKENRRGEPECIETIVFPSTGEDSQSQYVCVRLVVDLLPGYPDVSPRVTLRNPRGLHEDTVRLIQADAEAKCQDFVGQPVMFELIELVREHLTCSNLPSGQCAVCLYGFREGDEFTKTECYHHFHSHCLAAHVAAAERHYREEQEKVPLWQQDPKNKFQAICPVCREVIKCDVENLSLAPPPFEVETAKDFAVTAELRELQHEMAALFLHQQQRGGIIDLEAEGVKMLLRTEEESTGTVEEPSPSGTSLTAIQNQEEPVVTQVQHPQQFGTQHKPNQYQPRQSQQNHQRHNNHGHRNRGRGRPNYRRHFDRVRQAETTPR; this comes from the exons ATGGCTGATCCTGGCATAGACGAAAG GGTGACCGATGAGATCGAAGCTCTCAAAGCTATTCTTCTAGATCACGAATTACACATCAAAGAAAACCGAAG AGGCGAACCGGAATGCATTGAGACCATAGTATTTCCATCAACTGGAGAAGACTCTCAGTCTCAGTACGTTTGTGTGAGATTAGTTGTGGATCTGCTACCTGGCTACCCAGATGTTTCGCCAAGGGTTACACTCCGTAATCCAAGAGGATTGCATGAAGACACCGTTCGTCTCATACAAGCGGATGCAGAAGCTAAGTGTCAAGATTTTGTTGGTCAGCCAGTTATGTTCGAGTTGATTGAG cTAGTACGGGAACATCTCACTTGTAGCAACTTGCCCTCTGGCCAATGCGCCGTTTGCCTCTATGGATTCAGAGAGGGTGATGAATTCACGAAAACCGAATGCTATCATCATTTTCACTCGCATTGCCTCGCAGCCCACGTAGCTGCTGCTGAACGGCATTATAGAGAGGAGCAGGAAAAAGTGCCGCTATGGCAACAAGATCCTAAAAACAAGTTCCAA GCAATCTGTCCCGTATGCCGTGAAGTGATTAAATGCGATGTTGAAAATCTAAGCCTTGCTCCACCGCCGTTTGAAGTTGAAACTGCAAAAGATTTTGCAGTTACTGCAGAACTGAGGGAACTGCAACATGAAATGGCTGCCTTATTTTTACATCAGCAGCAGAGGGGAGGAATAATAGATCTTGAAGCTGAGGGAGTTAAAATGCTTTTACGAACCGAAGAGGAGTCTACTGGTACTGTGGAAGAGCCCAGTCCTTCTGGGACGAGTTTAACTGCAATACAAAATCAAGAAGAACCAGTGGTGACTCAGGTG CAACACCCTCAGCAGTTCGGGACGCAGCATAAACCAAATCAATATCAGCCACGGCAATCGCAACAAAATCATCAGAGACACAATAATCATGGTCATCGAAACCGGGGACGTGGTCGTCCTAATTATCGACGCCACTTTGACAGAGTACGGCAAGCAGAGACGACTCCCAGATGA